The proteins below are encoded in one region of Micromonospora pisi:
- a CDS encoding helix-turn-helix domain-containing protein, translating to MARRRLSRTLKRLREDRRYTINQVQRAMEWSTSKVVRIESGAVGITVNDLRVLLAYYGLHDDETVEALLHLSRASKRHHWAAQYRPVLPAAYIDFLGYEMEATLGSYWEPLFIPTLLQTEEYAEVLIKATAAQHLPMPEVEARVRLNNERQRRVLTPERAGATRIIIDESALVRCVGDEDVMRRQFAHLDVMIERTRAEIVVAPLAVGAHLGLDSSFSILEHAASDDPDMVHRHGGPQDALEVEDPRVVQQHKETFDGLASAAIRGDNVRRLLVRPGQ from the coding sequence ATGGCACGCAGGCGGCTCAGTAGGACGCTGAAGCGGCTTCGCGAAGACCGTCGATACACCATCAACCAGGTCCAACGGGCGATGGAGTGGTCAACATCCAAGGTCGTGAGAATCGAAAGCGGCGCGGTCGGCATCACCGTCAACGACCTACGAGTACTTCTCGCCTACTACGGCCTACACGACGACGAGACCGTCGAGGCTTTGTTGCACCTGTCGCGCGCGTCGAAGCGGCACCACTGGGCTGCCCAGTACCGACCTGTCCTGCCCGCCGCCTACATCGACTTTCTCGGCTACGAAATGGAAGCAACACTCGGGAGCTATTGGGAGCCCCTTTTCATACCCACGTTACTGCAGACCGAGGAATACGCCGAGGTGCTGATCAAGGCCACAGCCGCGCAGCACCTACCGATGCCCGAGGTCGAGGCGCGCGTCCGGCTCAACAACGAACGGCAACGTCGCGTGCTCACCCCCGAGCGAGCGGGCGCTACTCGCATTATCATCGACGAGTCCGCGCTCGTACGGTGTGTCGGCGATGAGGACGTGATGCGCCGACAGTTCGCCCACCTCGACGTGATGATCGAACGCACCCGTGCCGAGATTGTCGTCGCCCCGCTCGCCGTTGGCGCCCACCTGGGCCTGGACAGCTCCTTCTCCATTCTTGAGCACGCCGCATCGGACGACCCGGACATGGTTCACCGGCACGGCGGGCCGCAGGACGCTCTTGAGGTGGAGGACCCGCGCGTGGTGCAGCAGCACAAGGAGACGTTTGACGGCCTGGCGAGCGCCGCAATTCGGGGCGACAACGTCCGACGGCTCCTGGTTAGGCCCGGACAGTAA
- a CDS encoding HAD family hydrolase, translating into MTISSGIAGTALSAVEAVLFDLDDTLVSSDAMWYAVDVVCRYTAAKHDIPVPAALATAYRHTFEAAWKGFSTMLAPLGSVHAIRRYPWTHALAAVGISATDAELDHLVNALLAHQLTITRPDPHLPGLLRALADRYPLAVVSNASAIHAEARLAKAGLLDLFDAVICGLDDQVLKPDPEAFARCCRELGVDPGSCLYIGDDWNNDMIGARQAGLHPIWVPRNPQPVPAGEPPTPLYPNINAAVRAILRAPAFPNPQQTAHPEEYDDHARPNDKRPGCRQGHGTAHLHRKPSACGRGAESTPGEPEV; encoded by the coding sequence GTGACGATCTCCTCAGGTATAGCCGGTACGGCCCTGTCCGCGGTTGAGGCAGTGCTGTTCGACCTCGATGACACGTTGGTTTCCAGCGATGCCATGTGGTACGCCGTCGACGTGGTGTGCCGGTACACCGCGGCCAAGCACGACATCCCCGTCCCAGCCGCGCTCGCCACCGCATACCGCCACACCTTCGAAGCCGCGTGGAAGGGCTTCTCCACGATGCTCGCCCCCCTCGGCTCCGTCCACGCCATACGCCGGTACCCCTGGACGCACGCCCTGGCGGCCGTAGGCATCTCGGCGACCGACGCTGAGCTGGACCATCTGGTCAACGCGCTCCTTGCCCACCAGCTCACGATCACCCGCCCCGACCCCCACCTCCCCGGACTCCTGCGAGCCCTGGCAGACCGGTACCCCCTCGCGGTAGTCAGCAACGCGTCCGCAATCCACGCCGAAGCCAGGCTGGCCAAGGCCGGACTCCTCGACCTCTTCGACGCTGTCATCTGCGGTCTCGACGACCAGGTACTCAAGCCGGACCCTGAGGCTTTCGCTCGCTGCTGCCGGGAACTCGGGGTAGACCCGGGCAGTTGCCTCTACATCGGCGACGACTGGAACAACGACATGATCGGCGCCAGACAAGCAGGGCTACATCCCATCTGGGTGCCACGAAATCCGCAGCCCGTTCCAGCTGGGGAGCCACCGACACCTCTCTACCCCAACATCAATGCGGCCGTGCGAGCCATCCTCCGTGCACCTGCATTCCCGAACCCTCAGCAGACCGCCCACCCCGAGGAATACGACGACCACGCCCGCCCGAACGACAAACGCCCCGGCTGTCGACAAGGTCATGGCACGGCCCACCTTCACCGAAAGCCCTCCGCGTGCGGACGTGGCGCCGAGTCGACGCCGGGCGAGCCCGAAGTATGA
- a CDS encoding class I SAM-dependent methyltransferase encodes MSTTTNTPAGSPPAAGRYTFDNATPEAANQVRLLAEILDDHSTSVLARLDPEPGWRCLDLGSGAGSVATWLASRVSPTGRVTAIDTDPRHIPTHDLVHIRQGDATELDLGDKEYDLIHARLLTMHLEQRRTLLGRMTRALKPGGLLVLSEWDCTNTDTMLLRGTAEAAQAFAAFQEKLLALAVTNGASLNWAREVPLAMHHAGLIDIESEVHSRLWAGGEAGCLLHASNSRQMESALLAAGMTTAYLTTLRRAMSDPATLTWMYPMVTTVGRRAEN; translated from the coding sequence ATGAGCACCACGACCAACACGCCCGCCGGTTCGCCTCCGGCGGCGGGTAGGTACACCTTCGACAACGCGACCCCGGAGGCCGCCAACCAGGTGCGCCTGCTCGCCGAGATCCTCGACGACCACAGCACCAGCGTGCTCGCCCGCCTCGACCCAGAACCCGGCTGGCGGTGTCTCGACCTCGGCTCCGGCGCCGGCAGCGTGGCGACCTGGCTGGCGTCCAGGGTCAGCCCGACCGGCCGGGTCACCGCGATCGACACCGACCCCCGGCACATCCCCACCCACGACCTCGTCCACATCCGCCAGGGCGACGCCACCGAACTCGACCTCGGCGACAAGGAGTACGACCTGATCCACGCCCGGCTGCTCACCATGCACCTCGAGCAGCGCCGCACGCTCCTGGGGCGCATGACGCGCGCCCTCAAACCCGGCGGCCTGCTGGTGCTGTCCGAGTGGGACTGCACCAACACCGACACCATGCTGCTGCGCGGCACGGCCGAGGCCGCGCAGGCGTTCGCCGCATTCCAGGAGAAGCTGCTCGCCCTCGCGGTCACCAACGGAGCCTCACTCAACTGGGCCCGGGAAGTCCCCCTGGCCATGCACCACGCCGGCCTGATCGACATCGAGTCCGAGGTCCACAGCCGGCTCTGGGCCGGCGGAGAGGCCGGCTGTCTGCTCCACGCCAGCAACAGCCGACAGATGGAATCCGCTCTGCTCGCCGCCGGTATGACGACCGCGTACCTCACCACGCTACGTCGGGCCATGAGCGATCCAGCCACCCTCACCTGGATGTACCCGATGGTCACGACCGTCGGCCGCCGGGCCGAGAACTAA
- a CDS encoding roadblock/LC7 domain-containing protein, which yields MTRPNLNWDYLLDRLCAQESGISHAVALSADGLLIAKSSGLSREHADQLSAFTSGLASLTAGAASLMAADPVEQTVVDMRGGHLVVMAIGDGSILTVLALKGCDMGQVAYEMATLINSVGAALTPEHRDAQLV from the coding sequence ATGACCAGACCGAACCTCAACTGGGATTACCTCCTCGACCGGCTGTGCGCGCAGGAGTCGGGCATCTCGCATGCTGTCGCCCTGTCCGCCGACGGGCTCCTCATCGCGAAGAGCAGTGGCCTGTCTCGTGAGCACGCGGATCAACTGTCGGCGTTCACGTCCGGTCTGGCGAGCCTGACCGCAGGCGCCGCGTCGCTCATGGCCGCCGACCCGGTCGAGCAGACCGTCGTCGACATGCGCGGCGGGCACCTCGTGGTGATGGCGATCGGTGACGGGTCGATCCTGACCGTCCTGGCCCTCAAGGGGTGCGACATGGGGCAGGTCGCGTACGAGATGGCCACGCTGATCAACAGCGTCGGGGCCGCCCTGACGCCCGAGCATCGCGACGCGCAACTGGTATGA
- a CDS encoding ABC transporter substrate-binding protein, producing the protein MTGGRRTSRTLAVFTALALTTVMAGCSGSSLNDDATAGSSGPIKVGLLLPQSGPYKSIGDDLARGWQLYLDTHDGKLGGRTVTITTVDEAEGKQSAINGVKKLLDKDQVMVLAGTGTADAVESIKSLVTERKVPFVGTGGRPSTLDDLTYIWHTSWLSRETGQAVADHVRATINGPVYVIGPDYQGGYDQIGGFVDAYTAAGGKLANDDGKPAWTPWTPPTTNFLPYLNKIADSDAKAVYCFYAGTSAVEFVKQYAQAGLHTKIPLYGAGFLTEGTVLGAQGAAADGIRTVLNYAANLDSPVNRVFAPAYQQKYQSAPNIYNVTGYDAALVLDRAIAAAGRNVTRESLNAAIAALGAIDSPRGSWRFGANHSPIQPWYLREVGNDGRARANVVVQNLTTLGS; encoded by the coding sequence ATGACTGGCGGACGACGTACCTCGCGCACCCTCGCCGTATTCACCGCGCTCGCGCTGACGACCGTGATGGCCGGCTGCTCCGGATCGAGCCTGAACGACGACGCCACCGCCGGCAGCAGCGGCCCGATCAAGGTCGGGCTGCTGTTGCCGCAGTCCGGCCCGTACAAGAGCATCGGCGACGATCTCGCCCGCGGGTGGCAGCTCTACCTAGACACCCACGACGGCAAGCTCGGCGGACGGACGGTCACCATCACCACCGTCGACGAAGCCGAGGGCAAGCAGAGCGCGATCAACGGAGTCAAAAAGCTGCTCGACAAGGACCAGGTCATGGTCCTGGCCGGCACCGGGACCGCGGACGCCGTCGAGTCCATCAAAAGCCTGGTCACCGAACGGAAGGTGCCGTTCGTCGGCACCGGCGGCCGGCCGTCGACCCTGGACGACCTCACCTACATCTGGCACACCTCATGGCTGTCCCGCGAGACCGGGCAGGCCGTCGCCGACCACGTGCGCGCGACGATCAACGGGCCGGTCTACGTGATCGGCCCGGACTACCAGGGCGGTTACGACCAGATCGGCGGGTTCGTCGACGCCTACACCGCCGCTGGGGGAAAACTCGCCAACGACGACGGCAAGCCCGCCTGGACGCCGTGGACACCGCCGACGACGAACTTCCTGCCCTACCTGAACAAGATCGCCGACAGTGACGCCAAGGCCGTCTACTGCTTCTACGCCGGCACCTCGGCGGTGGAGTTCGTCAAGCAGTACGCCCAGGCGGGCCTACACACCAAGATCCCGCTCTACGGCGCCGGGTTCCTGACCGAGGGCACCGTCCTGGGCGCCCAGGGGGCCGCCGCCGACGGGATCCGCACGGTGCTCAACTACGCGGCCAACCTCGACAGCCCGGTGAACCGGGTGTTCGCCCCCGCGTACCAGCAGAAGTACCAGTCCGCGCCGAACATCTACAACGTCACCGGCTACGACGCCGCCCTGGTTCTCGACCGGGCCATCGCCGCCGCGGGCCGGAACGTCACCCGTGAGTCGCTCAACGCCGCCATCGCGGCACTCGGCGCGATCGACAGCCCCCGCGGCTCATGGCGCTTCGGTGCCAACCACTCGCCGATCCAGCCCTGGTACCTGCGGGAGGTCGGCAACGACGGCCGGGCTCGCGCCAACGTCGTCGTGCAGAACCTGACCACCCTCGGCAGCTAA
- a CDS encoding GTP-binding protein: MTDLALHAGGAPQQRGARPNPARVTSSKILIAGGFGVGKTTFVGAISEITPLRTEAVMTEASVGVDDTDAVPGKTTTTVAMDFGRITIDSGLILYLFGTPGQDRFWFMWDELSRGAIGAVVLVDTRRLDDCFTAIDYFDNRRLPYAVAINQFPHAPRFEDAEVRHALRISDNAPLLYCDARDRELVRGTLITLVQHVLDQRRATATPTPSP; this comes from the coding sequence ATGACGGACCTTGCCCTGCACGCCGGTGGGGCGCCGCAGCAGCGCGGCGCCCGGCCCAACCCCGCCCGGGTGACCTCGTCCAAGATCCTCATCGCTGGCGGATTCGGCGTCGGTAAGACCACCTTCGTCGGCGCCATCTCCGAGATCACCCCGCTGCGGACCGAAGCGGTGATGACCGAAGCCAGCGTCGGCGTCGACGACACAGACGCGGTGCCGGGCAAGACCACCACGACCGTCGCGATGGACTTCGGTCGTATCACCATCGACTCCGGCCTGATCCTGTACCTGTTCGGCACACCCGGGCAGGACCGGTTCTGGTTCATGTGGGACGAGCTGTCCCGGGGCGCGATCGGCGCGGTGGTACTGGTCGACACCCGCCGGCTCGATGACTGCTTCACCGCCATCGACTACTTCGACAACCGCCGGCTGCCCTACGCCGTCGCGATCAACCAGTTCCCCCACGCGCCCAGGTTCGAGGACGCCGAGGTCCGGCACGCGCTGCGGATCTCCGACAACGCACCACTGCTGTATTGCGACGCCCGCGACCGCGAACTGGTCCGCGGCACCCTCATCACCCTGGTCCAACACGTCCTGGACCAGCGACGAGCCACCGCCACGCCCACCCCCTCCCCCTGA
- a CDS encoding branched-chain amino acid ABC transporter permease, producing the protein MTTTTVTPVNDAPTAPYSPASRRSVHVAVAAVILTAVALPGVVDAYTISLATTALVLAVLAMSTQLLVGVAGLPAFGQVAYFGVGAYTAALLAQGGTTTGPFHLAAAAVTGAIAAAVTAPLALRTRATGFLMVTFAIQSLAATAAARWTRVTGGDEGLHTSAVTLWAGAAPLTNAGHVYLYVLACVLALGTVVALLLRSRLGLVLRGCADHEPRMAALGHRVGAELTTGYVAAGALAGAGGALLVAVNRYVSPADMGFDVAAVALLAAAIGAGTMTGAVAGAFAVVAARDWLGGTTGGHGPALLGLLFLTVAYGRPHLTPLTRWARSALASKGKT; encoded by the coding sequence ATGACCACCACCACCGTGACGCCCGTGAACGACGCGCCGACCGCCCCCTACTCCCCCGCATCCCGCCGATCGGTCCACGTCGCCGTTGCAGCCGTGATCCTTACAGCGGTGGCTCTGCCCGGCGTCGTCGACGCGTACACGATCTCCCTGGCCACGACCGCGCTCGTCCTCGCGGTGCTGGCGATGAGCACTCAACTACTCGTTGGCGTCGCCGGACTGCCCGCCTTCGGTCAGGTCGCCTACTTCGGTGTCGGCGCCTACACCGCAGCGCTCCTCGCCCAGGGCGGCACCACCACGGGCCCCTTCCACTTGGCCGCAGCGGCCGTGACGGGTGCCATCGCCGCGGCCGTCACCGCGCCGCTGGCGCTACGGACCCGGGCTACCGGATTCCTGATGGTCACCTTCGCCATCCAGAGCCTGGCCGCCACCGCTGCCGCGAGATGGACCCGGGTCACCGGCGGCGACGAAGGGTTGCACACCTCTGCGGTGACCCTCTGGGCCGGCGCTGCCCCGCTCACCAACGCGGGCCACGTCTACCTCTACGTGCTTGCCTGCGTTCTGGCCCTTGGCACGGTGGTGGCGTTACTCCTGCGGTCCCGTCTCGGGCTCGTGCTGCGCGGCTGCGCCGACCACGAACCCCGCATGGCAGCCCTCGGCCACCGGGTCGGCGCCGAGCTGACCACTGGATACGTCGCGGCCGGCGCCCTCGCCGGCGCGGGAGGAGCGCTGCTGGTCGCGGTCAACCGGTACGTGTCCCCGGCAGACATGGGATTCGACGTCGCCGCCGTCGCGCTGCTCGCGGCGGCGATCGGCGCCGGCACCATGACCGGCGCGGTCGCCGGGGCGTTCGCGGTCGTCGCCGCCCGGGATTGGCTCGGCGGTACCACCGGCGGCCACGGCCCGGCCCTGCTCGGCCTGCTGTTCCTCACTGTCGCCTACGGCCGCCCTCACCTCACCCCCCTCACACGCTGGGCCCGTTCCGCCCTCGCTTCGAAGGGGAAAACATGA
- a CDS encoding ATP-binding cassette domain-containing protein has protein sequence MSLLQLQDLGRDYHGVRALSDLTLDISTGARHAIIGPNGAGKTTLLNLIAGTSRPTSGRVLLDGHDITRLGAAARARRGIGRTWQHPALFPRLTAHANVALAVTRHTPGGGRRWLRAPLRPIVNAAAHAALDQVGLTAHVNTVAGRLPYGQRRLLELAIVLAARPRLMLLDEPSAGLSPHDIDQLVTTVRALPTDVTVMLIDHHLELVWAIADTVTVLDHGQHLATGSPEDLRANQRVQAAYLGAKAPPAAPTTTRANRKPVLLRVRGLRVGYQGAPVLNDFDLDVAEGEVLAILGRNGAGKTTLLNTLAGLLTPVPPTLIDLAGTRLDLAQPHRIARAGVALVPQGRRLFDLSVAEHLTAAAAAAAVGGTTPGRRPWTRDDVLRLLPPLRHRLLHPAVQLSGGEQQMLALARALLTNPRLLLLDEPSEGLAPATVTQLGQIVQTVARQGFTVLIAEQNTALAAHVADRTVLLDGDPSVPTTAQASP, from the coding sequence ATGAGTCTGCTCCAACTCCAGGATCTCGGGCGCGACTACCACGGCGTGCGTGCCTTGAGCGACCTCACCCTCGACATCTCCACCGGCGCCCGGCACGCCATCATCGGGCCGAACGGTGCAGGCAAGACCACCCTGCTCAACCTCATCGCGGGCACTAGCCGCCCGACCAGTGGCCGGGTCCTGCTCGACGGTCACGACATCACCCGCCTCGGCGCTGCCGCCCGCGCCCGCCGCGGTATCGGCCGCACCTGGCAGCACCCCGCGCTGTTCCCCCGGCTCACCGCTCACGCCAACGTCGCCCTCGCGGTAACCCGGCACACCCCCGGCGGCGGCCGGCGCTGGCTACGGGCACCGCTGCGGCCCATCGTCAACGCCGCAGCCCACGCTGCCCTCGACCAGGTCGGACTCACCGCCCACGTCAACACCGTGGCCGGTCGTCTGCCCTACGGGCAACGCCGGCTCCTCGAACTCGCCATCGTCCTAGCCGCCCGGCCCCGGCTCATGCTGCTCGACGAACCCTCAGCCGGCCTCAGCCCACACGACATCGACCAACTCGTCACCACCGTCCGGGCACTGCCAACCGATGTCACCGTGATGCTCATTGACCACCACCTCGAACTGGTCTGGGCCATCGCCGACACGGTCACCGTCCTTGACCACGGGCAACACCTGGCCACCGGATCCCCCGAGGACCTCCGCGCCAACCAGCGGGTACAGGCCGCCTACCTCGGCGCCAAAGCCCCGCCCGCCGCACCTACTACTACCAGGGCCAACCGGAAGCCGGTACTGCTGCGGGTACGCGGCCTGCGCGTCGGCTACCAAGGTGCGCCCGTCCTCAACGACTTCGACCTCGACGTCGCCGAAGGCGAGGTACTGGCCATCCTCGGGCGCAACGGCGCCGGCAAGACCACCTTGCTCAACACCCTCGCCGGACTACTCACTCCCGTGCCTCCCACACTCATCGACCTCGCCGGCACCCGCCTCGACCTGGCACAACCCCACCGCATCGCCCGCGCCGGTGTCGCCCTCGTTCCCCAGGGCCGCCGCCTGTTCGACCTCAGCGTCGCCGAACACCTCACCGCCGCCGCAGCAGCAGCCGCCGTAGGCGGCACTACGCCGGGACGACGGCCCTGGACCCGCGACGACGTGTTGCGCCTGCTGCCCCCGCTGCGCCACCGCCTGCTTCACCCCGCCGTGCAGCTCTCCGGGGGCGAGCAGCAGATGCTCGCCCTCGCGCGGGCGCTCCTGACCAACCCTCGGCTTCTGCTCCTCGACGAGCCCAGCGAGGGGCTCGCCCCCGCCACCGTCACGCAGCTCGGCCAGATCGTGCAGACCGTTGCCAGGCAGGGGTTCACGGTGCTCATCGCCGAGCAGAACACGGCCTTGGCCGCGCACGTGGCCGACCGGACTGTCCTGCTCGACGGTGACCCCAGCGTCCCGACCACCGCACAGGCCAGCCCATGA
- a CDS encoding branched-chain amino acid ABC transporter permease → MGQTGMYVVTAIDGVAFGLLLFVVAAGLMLIFGVMGILNLAHGTLYLAGAYLAYLLTNGNLWGFGLALAAGVALGTAGGAALSAVLRPLTGRDHLDQALVTLGVAFLAADGFTTVFDAAPLPVTAPRPLDGSIDVAGHGYPVYRLTFIVVAAAIGAGLHLVIRRSTAGVLLRATVSDPPMAAATGINAGRVRTAAMAGGGVLAVTAGVLGAPLLGPAPGVDTTVLVLSLIVVVLGGAGSTGGTLAAALLVGQVQTVGVLLAPAAAPFALFSALLIVLVVRGRTGDVPAVRAA, encoded by the coding sequence GTGGGGCAGACCGGCATGTACGTGGTGACCGCGATCGACGGGGTGGCCTTCGGGCTGCTGCTGTTCGTGGTCGCCGCCGGACTGATGTTGATCTTCGGGGTAATGGGCATCCTGAACCTGGCCCACGGCACGCTCTACCTCGCCGGCGCCTACCTGGCCTACCTCCTCACCAACGGGAACCTGTGGGGGTTCGGACTCGCGCTGGCCGCCGGGGTGGCACTCGGCACCGCTGGAGGTGCCGCCCTGTCGGCCGTCCTGCGCCCGCTGACCGGACGGGACCACCTAGACCAGGCACTCGTCACACTCGGCGTCGCGTTCCTCGCCGCCGACGGGTTCACCACCGTGTTCGACGCCGCCCCACTACCGGTCACCGCACCCCGCCCACTCGACGGCAGCATCGACGTCGCGGGCCACGGATACCCGGTGTACCGGCTGACGTTCATCGTGGTCGCCGCCGCCATCGGTGCCGGCCTGCACCTGGTTATCCGGCGCAGCACCGCCGGGGTCCTGCTGCGCGCTACCGTGTCGGACCCGCCGATGGCCGCCGCCACCGGCATCAACGCCGGCCGGGTCCGCACCGCGGCGATGGCCGGCGGCGGTGTGCTGGCCGTCACCGCAGGGGTCCTCGGCGCGCCGTTGCTGGGACCGGCACCCGGGGTCGACACGACCGTGCTGGTGCTCTCGCTGATCGTGGTGGTCCTCGGCGGAGCCGGATCCACCGGCGGCACCCTCGCCGCGGCGTTGCTCGTGGGGCAGGTCCAAACCGTCGGGGTGCTGCTCGCCCCTGCTGCCGCACCGTTCGCTCTGTTCAGCGCCCTGCTGATTGTCCTGGTGGTACGTGGGCGGACGGGTGACGTGCCGGCGGTGAGGGCAGCATGA
- a CDS encoding helix-turn-helix domain-containing protein: MRERHGPVEPRLSVCRQLREAREGTGHTQTAVAELLGWGQAKVQRIEAGQVAVSTTDLRAMLDLYGVHDQEARSQLEISARKVRRQPWGTYRDVLTPQERTYLGGEGSATRLRHYAPLLLPDLLRTEAYAWAAITSFTIGPPDHRLMRRKLEVVLARQEILDRNDPPHLQIVLDEAALHRPIAGTDGVTATRAQMARLRDLARRDNISLQVLPMRAGLPIDEPITVLDLPNGEHVAYLPRRSRVTVTDRDQVDHYDHAFAGLAEAAIPLAATVTPIFTTGQIEKTP, encoded by the coding sequence ATGCGCGAGCGACATGGTCCAGTAGAACCGCGTCTTTCCGTATGTCGGCAGCTGCGCGAGGCGCGAGAGGGTACAGGACACACGCAGACAGCCGTCGCTGAGCTGCTGGGCTGGGGCCAAGCAAAGGTGCAGCGGATCGAGGCCGGGCAGGTCGCGGTGTCGACAACCGATCTGCGCGCGATGCTGGACCTCTACGGCGTCCATGACCAGGAGGCGCGCAGCCAACTGGAGATCAGCGCGCGGAAGGTCCGGCGCCAGCCGTGGGGAACATATCGCGACGTGCTCACCCCCCAGGAGCGGACCTACCTCGGCGGGGAAGGCTCAGCAACGCGACTACGGCACTACGCCCCACTGCTCCTACCGGATCTGCTACGCACCGAGGCATACGCCTGGGCGGCGATCACCTCCTTCACGATCGGACCGCCGGACCACCGGCTGATGCGCCGGAAGCTAGAGGTTGTCCTGGCACGCCAGGAAATACTCGACCGTAACGACCCACCCCACCTGCAGATCGTGCTGGACGAGGCAGCCCTGCACCGGCCAATCGCCGGCACCGACGGCGTAACCGCCACGAGGGCGCAGATGGCCCGCCTGCGTGACCTCGCACGCCGTGACAACATCTCGCTCCAAGTCCTGCCGATGCGCGCGGGGCTGCCAATCGACGAGCCCATTACGGTGCTCGACCTACCCAACGGTGAGCACGTCGCGTACCTACCCCGGCGCTCCCGCGTGACCGTGACCGACAGGGATCAGGTCGACCACTACGACCACGCCTTCGCCGGCCTCGCCGAAGCAGCCATACCCCTGGCCGCGACAGTCACACCCATCTTCACCACCGGCCAAATAGAGAAAACCCCATGA
- a CDS encoding helix-turn-helix domain-containing protein has product MTDSPRRQLVEVAGGVKTMFDPGRLAELYREHRSLRVVAAATPCSYATAHRVLVAMGVELRPRGGSFDARPISGKNQLLLACIAAGAAPDQIAKQMRGTDSGVALALRQLLTDLHARTPAHALALAYRHLPAHNLPYTSLPVPLTDPELDMLRSLAAGEPDDALDGHLGTTSGLYDKLGVTDSAGTVWAALRAGLLPIYYHRDDIPATAEATAAGVVGSLGAAGIPVRSVGSP; this is encoded by the coding sequence ATGACGGATTCCCCACGACGACAGCTCGTCGAAGTAGCCGGCGGTGTGAAGACGATGTTCGACCCCGGACGCCTGGCCGAGCTGTACCGCGAGCATCGATCGCTGCGGGTGGTTGCGGCGGCGACGCCATGCTCCTACGCCACGGCCCACCGCGTCCTCGTCGCCATGGGAGTCGAGCTACGTCCCAGAGGAGGGTCGTTCGATGCGCGACCGATCAGCGGGAAGAACCAACTCTTGCTGGCATGCATCGCCGCTGGTGCCGCACCCGACCAGATCGCCAAGCAGATGCGAGGAACCGACAGCGGAGTCGCGCTCGCGCTGCGCCAACTGCTCACCGACCTGCACGCCCGCACCCCGGCGCACGCCCTCGCACTGGCCTACCGGCACCTGCCCGCCCACAACCTCCCGTACACCTCCCTGCCGGTCCCGCTCACCGACCCCGAGTTGGACATGTTGCGATCGCTCGCGGCTGGGGAGCCCGACGACGCACTCGACGGGCACCTAGGTACCACCAGCGGCCTCTACGACAAGCTGGGTGTCACCGACAGCGCGGGTACCGTGTGGGCGGCGCTGCGAGCGGGCCTGCTGCCCATCTACTACCACCGCGACGACATACCCGCGACCGCTGAGGCCACAGCGGCAGGCGTGGTCGGTTCCCTCGGAGCCGCCGGAATCCCCGTCCGAAGCGTCGGTTCTCCATGA
- a CDS encoding GNAT family N-acetyltransferase: MTPISGTAEAARLATIQDIERLARSMGNAFAGAPDAEYLIADPRIRQPIYKRVASETLHHAVVHGMVICTPDHTAVAVWYPATALPLPDAEAAASIEHLCPGFADRWRSLGAALDERRPTGTDWWYLACLGVDPAWQSSGIGSALLRERNGVLDAEGSGAYLVATSARSRSLYLRHGYEDMGTPVTLPDGPTMWPMWRQPQPSGRMV, from the coding sequence ATGACGCCGATTTCCGGCACCGCCGAAGCGGCTCGCCTCGCCACGATCCAGGACATTGAGCGGCTCGCCCGATCGATGGGCAACGCGTTCGCCGGGGCCCCGGACGCCGAGTACCTGATCGCCGATCCGCGGATCCGTCAACCGATCTACAAGCGCGTCGCCTCCGAGACGCTGCACCACGCGGTCGTGCACGGCATGGTGATCTGCACACCGGATCACACCGCCGTAGCCGTCTGGTACCCGGCCACGGCGTTGCCCCTCCCGGACGCCGAGGCCGCAGCCTCCATCGAGCACCTCTGCCCGGGTTTCGCCGACCGGTGGAGATCCCTCGGCGCGGCCCTCGACGAGCGCCGCCCGACGGGAACCGACTGGTGGTACCTGGCCTGCCTCGGTGTGGACCCCGCCTGGCAGAGCAGCGGCATCGGCTCGGCGTTGCTGCGGGAGCGCAACGGCGTCCTGGACGCGGAGGGCAGCGGTGCCTACCTGGTGGCGACGAGCGCCCGTAGCCGGTCCCTGTATCTCAGGCACGGCTACGAGGACATGGGCACGCCGGTCACCCTGCCCGACGGGCCGACCATGTGGCCCATGTGGCGGCAGCCCCAGCCCAGCGGCCGGATGGTCTGA